The genomic interval TACTTTGACGTATTTGATCGTCCCGAGAGAGTGGCCACCTGTGACTGCGAAAGCAGTCATGCTCCATCGCTGCGGCAAACCATGCTCATGCTCGCCGATGACACGCTGTTGAAACGCATCCAAGATGGGATCGCAGTTGAATTGGCTCGCATGAGCAAGAATCGGAAGCTCGTGGAGCAACTTTTTCTCACCACGCTGTCTCGTCCACCCACAAAAGACGAACGCAAGTCGGCGGTCAAACATTTGCGTGAAGCGAAGGACCGTATCGAAGCGGTCGCCGATTTGACCTGGAGTCTCATGACGACGCGCGAGTTCTACACCAACCACTGAAACCAGCCAATCACCTGCGGGGAAACGCCGATGAGTTTGAATGTCAAAATCTCACGTCGAAGTGCTCTCTACGTTGGGACGACGGCGGTGTTCGGACACCAACTGTCCGCCGCCGTTTCGGCCCTCGCTGCGAACAGGTCGGGGAAAGCCAAGAATGTGATCCTGCTGTGGCTTGATGGCGGTCCATCAACGATCGACATGTGGGATCTAAAACCCGATGCACCTGATCAGATTCGGGGCGAATTCAAACCGATCCCAACCAGTGCATCGGGAGTTCAGATCTGCGAGCATTTTCCAGAACTCGCCAAGGTCATGGATCGATGTTTACTGATCCGAAGCATCACGCACAGCATCCCTGCTCATGGGCCGGGGACGCAGTACCTGATGACCGGCCGGTTGCCTTCCGCTGCGCTGCAGCACCCTTCTGTCGGATCGCTGGTTGCAAGCCAACTTTCCGACGATCGAGCTTCCCTTCCTCCTTACGTGACGTTTGCCGCCCCACAAGGAGCCGGAGCGGGCTTCCTCGGGTCGGCTTGGAATCCCTTTGATCTGGACGCTGACGCTCGGGAACTGCCTCGTGGGGTCTCGTTGAATCGTAGTGACGATGCCAGTGACGCGGAAAGGCAACTCAAGCAGTTTCAAAAGCGACTGGCTCTTCGTAAACAGTTCGACTCCGGATTTGATCGGCTCAATCAAGACGAAGTCGTCGAGGGGCTGAATCGTTTTTCACAACAAGCCATCGACGTGCTCTCAAAAGACTCGGTTCGCGGTGCGCTTGATTTGGAAAAAGAAAACGCCACGCGGCGTGACAGGTTTGGCGCAGGGAGTTTGGGACGCAACTCACTTCGAGCCTGTCGGCTGATCGAAGCCGGTGCTCGATTCGTGACCGTTACGTTCGGTGGTTGGGACACGCATCAAGGTAATTTCACAGCGCTTCGCCAGAACTTGCTTCCGCAGTTGGACAAGACGCTTTCGGTGCTGATCCTAGACTTGGAGGAGCGTGGTCTTTTGGACTCAACCATTGTTCATTGCGTTGGTGAGTTTGGTCGGACCCCCGTCGTCAATGGTGGCGGCGGTCGTGATCACCACTCACTCGCGATGACGGCCCTGCTCGCCGGTGGCGGATTCCCCGCCGGATCAATCATTGGGGCAACGGACCAGGAGGGTTACGAGCCGATCGAATCCCCCTGTTCGCCCACGAAGCTAACGGCGACGATTCTTCATCAGCTCGGCATCGACGGAAACACACAAGTACAGACACCCTCCGGCCGAAACGTCCGTCTTATTCCCGAGGCGGTCACTCCGCTAGCCCGGATCATTCATTAGCCGGCACGCGATAGCGTCCGGTTCCCGATTACAGGTGTAAGAACCGGACGCTATCGCGTGGCGGCTGATATGCGCAACCTGTTTTCGTGCCAATCCGCGTAAACCGTTTCTTGCAAACGTATTGCGAAGACTGTAGTGAGTCGCATGAATAATCCGAGCTAGATCTCAGCTAGAGGCATCCCCGGCGATGCTTTTTGGCGGGCGTGCCGATATTCACCTATTCGACGTTTTGCCCTACAATGCCGATCCCCTAGGGGGCGGTAGCTCAGTTGGTTAGAGCAGGGCACTCATAATGCCTGGGTCGCGGGTTCAAGTCCTGCCCGCCCTATTACTTCTGATTCCGTCATGATGCCGACTTTCGGCATCGCGGCGGCTCTTGATCATCTGCCTTTCTCCGGCCAGTCAGGCAAGAGTGCCCGGCCTACAGCGATTGAATTCCCCCCGCTAAGTCAATCAACAAGCTGCTCGACCAGTCTGAGAGATTTTTCTTGGGAAATATCAGTTTCCTTGTCCCCGATGATGGCGCTTCATTTCGGTAATCTCTTGTGGGACCTCCCGCTCAGTTCATGTCGCAACCTCAAGCTGATTTCCAGTGAACTCCGGTCAGGACGAATGCGTGGATGAAAACGCTGCACTTTCCAAGATGATCAGCCCGATCAAGGACCGAATGTTTGCCACCGTTTGGCGTATCCTACGACACCCTCAGGATGCCGAGGACGCTTTGCAAAACGCTTTGGTTGCTGTCTGGCGACGTCAAGCTCAGGTGAAAATGCATCCTGCTCCACAGGCCCTTATTCTTCGAATCTGTGCGGATGCCGCGATCGATCTATTCCGTCGCCGTCGCATGGATCACGTCGATGTGAATCTATTCGAAGGTCGCCTCACAAGTGATGATTTGCTGCCTCTGGAGAACTTGGTCAGAGACGAACGACTCGACAACGTAATGGCAGCGATCTCAAGGCTGTCGCCTCATCAGGCCACTGCGATTGTCATGAAATACATTCAAGCAGAACCTCACGCCCAAATTGCCGAGGCGCTCGATTGTTCGATTGAGACGGTTCGCGAGCACCTTTCTCGTGGACGAACACGGCTTGAACGAATGCTGGCGAACTTAGGATCTGATCCATTGCCAAGGAAAGTCACTTCACCCAATTGTCGGGAGAACAAAGATGAATGAAAACGACATCAACCGAACAAACGCCGACGTTCTATTGAAGCCGTTTTCACAAATCGCTGTACCGCCTGATGTTGTCCAGCGGCTAGATGCATGCTGCGATGAGTTCTTCAAAGAATCCAAGAGAGAGGGCAATGTCATGCATCGCAATGGATTGATGAAAGCACTCTTTCATCACGCGACAATCAGCGTACTTTCCCTCAGCGTGTGCGTATTGTTCGTCGCCGGTTGGTTCGTGTTCAGTTTTGGGGCACCGTCAAGAGCTTTTGCACAAGTGAGGGAGGCGGTTCAGAATATGCAGAACGCCATCATCACCTATGAAAACCCAAATCAGCCAGAACAGAACATGAAGGTTTACCTTCTCAAGTCCGGGGCGTTTCGACAGGAATTTAGCAATGGACTGGTAAGGATATGCAGCCCCGATGGAGAACGTTGCCTGGGCTTAGAAACAGACTCCAAGACAGCGTGGTATTCAACGGTCGAGGGTCAATCGGATGCATGGTATCCGATTCGCAAAATCATGGACGCGACGCGATCAGGCATTCAATCACTTGGAACTCGCGAAGGGGGATCACACAGAGGATTTCTTGTCGAAAGTGAATCAGAACCGATCCGTCTTGAGATTTGGGTGGATGTCGAGACTGATTTACCAGTCGAAGTCGTTGAATCGCCCGCCACGCCAGACGATCCGCTTTACTCACATCGGCATTCAACGTTGCGATTCAAGTTCAACCGTGACATTGCCAGGGAGCTGCTCAGCCTGACTCCGCCAGAAGGCTACCGCCTAGTCAATAGTGGACCGAGCGTTCCGATGCCGGAGGTTCCGCACGGGATTGACATGCGAAAACTGGAACTCAAACCCGGACTCGGAATGGGCGGACTCACCTGGGGGGATGATTTGGGTGCCGCGAAGAAGCAAATTGGGCCGCCGAGCGAAGTGAATTACTGCTACACGATTGATGGTCAAAGGTTTCAATCCAGAACGAAGCCAGATGATGCATCCATCGACTACATTCTCGCTGAGTTTGACGCACTTGGACTCACCCTAAATTTTCGAGAGGGTGGCGGATTGTTTTCCGTCGCCGTGGAATCAGGGATTCCTGACGCTGGAGTCCGCAGCTTTCCGGGGAAGACAAGTGAAAACATTTCGATCGGGGATTCGTTCGATCAGATTCTTGAGGCATACGGAAAACCGACTCGTTTCAGAGGACCGGCCAAGTCTCCTTTCGCTGTCATTTACCAGAACTTGGGAGTTGCATTCGTTTTGGAAGAAGGTCAAGTAACAGGGATATTGGTCACGGAGAAGGAATCAAAGTAAATCGGGCGAAACGAAATAACCCTAATCCGACCGAAATCATTAGAGAGACTTGAGATCATGGTGACGGGCGCGAGCTACTTGCCTTCCTCTGGCCAGTCGTCGGTGCGGAAGGGGGAGGCGGGGAGGTCGGCTGCGTTGTACAGGCTGATCACGGGGTTGGCTGCCCAGGCGTAGCGGACGGCGACCGGCTGGTCGATCTTGCTGCTGCTGACGATCACTTTGTCGCCCGCGATATTGGCGTCCGCCCAAACGAATTTCTTGTCCTCGCCGCAGATCGCAAATCCGGTGACTTGATCGGTGCTGGATTTCAAGCCGTCTGCGTTCTCGAATTCGATCACCACTTTGTTTCCGTCGATCGACGAGGACTTGTAAACCGGCCCCATGGGGATCAGGTCGCGGCCGTACACGTCTGCTAGTGCCCACTGGGCCAAACGATAGCCGACGGTTTGTTTGTCTTTGGGGTGAATGTCTTTTTCTTCACCGACATCAATGGTGATCGCCATACCTGTGTGGGGCAGCGACAAGGTTTTCATCATGCCCTCTTGGACCAGTGTCCAACCGTTGGTCTCGGAGGGTTCTTTTTGTGGGGCGCGAAAGTTCGGCAGTTGCACCCAAGCGAAGGGAAAGTTGCCTTGCCCCCAACGTGCCCGCCAATCGTTGATCAAGGTTTGCAGTTGGACCCCGTAGAGGTGCGAGAAGCCACGTCCGGAGCTGTTTTCTCCTTGGTACCAGATCGCGCCCTTGATGGTGTAGCCCACGATGGGATTGATTTTGCCGTTGAACAGATTGGAGGGGTAGTTGCGATCATTTCGTGGGCGGGAGGCAAGCGACGGCTTTCGTGGGGGCTTTGCGCCGTCCTGCTTGGCTTGTTGAACTTTTCTTTCGTAGGCTTTCATCGCTCGTTCGTAGTTGGCCTTGGCGGTCTCTGCATCGTACTTGGCGTCGTCTGCGTTCCAGGCATCCAAGCGAGGCTTGATTGCTTCGACGGCCGATTGCGCGGGCATGCTGGTCCACGATTCGACCGAAGTGCCGCCGACCGACGAGTTGATCAAGCCGATGGGAACGCCGAGTTCGTGATGCAATCGCTTGCCAAAGAAATAAGCGGTTGCGGAAAAACCCCCGACGGTTTGCGGGCTGCAAATCGTCCAGTTGCCTTGGCAAGTTTCTTGCGGTTGCGTGGCGTGCCCGGAGTCGACTTTGAACATGCGGATTTGGGGCAAGTCGGCTGCGGCGGCTTCTTTTTCGAAATCTCTTGCACGGCTGACCGTCATCGCCATGTTGGACTGACCCGAGCAGAGCCAGACCTCACCGACGAGGATGTCTTGGATGGTTTGTTGGGAGCCATCGCCGGCGATCGTCATCTGGTAAGGCCCGCCGACCGGGGGCGGATCAATTTGCACTTTCCATCGGCCTTGATCGTCAGCCGTTGCGGTCGCCTTGTGGTCTGAGATTTGTACCGTGATCTCGCTGCCGGCGGTCGCCCAGCCCCACACCGTTGCGTCTTCATCGCGTTGCAAGACCATGGAGTCGTTGATCGGTGCAGCAAGCTTGAGTTCGGCCTGCGAAAACGTTGCGCAGCCGAGCACCAGTGCAGCGGCGAGACAGAAACGGTGGATCATGATGAGTGACCGGTGGGCAGGAAGGATAGATTGCTGGTAGGTGGGGGAATCTCATTGTAATCTATGCGTGACGGATCGAGGCATTGATGGCTCTTGATAAGCTACGGGGACGATGATCTGGTGTTTGTTTCTTTCACAAGGCGGTTTTGATGGAGTCCCAGGCGAGCGAGCAAGCAGAGACGTCCGATTCGCAGCACGATGTGCAGGGCGATACACAGAACGATGCTCGACTCCATCGAATCGGGTTGCCTTCGGCGGCGGCGATCGTTGCCGCGAGCATGATCGGCGCGGGGGTTTATACCACCAGTGGATTCACCATCGCGAGCTTACAGTCACCCGGGTGGGTCATGGTCGCATGGGCGGTCGCCGGGGTGATCGCGATTTGCGGCGCGTTGTGCTACGGGGCGCTGGCGAAAGCATTCACGGACTCTGGTGGCGAGTACTTGTTTCTTTCCAAGACCGTTCATCCGATCGCCGGTTTGATGGCGGGTTGGGTTTCTTTGCTGGCGGGATTCACCGGCCCAATCGCCTACGCTGCAAAAACATTTGAGTCGTATCTCTCCGAAGCACCCTGGGTGGGCAGACTGGGTTTGAACGCGATCGTGCAGCGGCCTGGGATGACCGCCAGCGTGATCGTGCTTTGCGCAGCCGTATTCCATTCGATCGGATTGCGTCGAGGCGCTCGGATCCAGGACTTGGTGGTGCTGATCAAGTTCCTGATGATCGGATTGTTCTTGGTGATCGCTTTTACTGCCATCGGGTCTTGGCAGGGACTCCAAGAAGCCGATGCGGGGGTCCTGGAAACCTCAGCGGCATCGGCGGAGGTGGCCACGACGGACGAAACGGAGAACGATGCGAAAACGTCGACGCTTGCGTTTGTCGTGATGTTCGCCAACTCGCTGATGTGGATCGCATTGAGTTACAGCGGGTTCAATGCCGCCGTTTACGTGGCGGGTGAAGTCGACCGGCCGGAACGCAATGTGCCAAGAGCGTTGCTGTTGGGGACGCTGCTGGTCACCTTGGTCTACTTGTTGCTCAACGCGGTGTTTGTTTATGCGCCGACGCGGGAGTCCATCGCCGGTCAGCCCAACGTGGCCACGATCGCGGCGGCGGCGGTCAGCGAAGCGTTCCCGGAGGACTCACAACTGGGCGGCGGGCGTTTGACGGAGTGGGTTCGTCTATTGATCATGTGCGGCTTGTTCACCTCCGTCAGTGCGTTGGTGATGACTGGGCCTCGGGTCTACGCCAAGATGGCTGCGGATGGGTACCTGCCACGCTGGATGAATTTTCAGGGAAACGTGCCGGTGGTTTCGATTTGGTTTCAGGCTGTGTTGGGAATCCTCGTGATCCAGTTCACGCGTCTGAAAAGCTTGCTCGACTATCTGTCCTTTACCTTGGCGGTCAGTGCGGCGTTGACGGCCAGCGTTGTTTTTGTCTTGCACCGTCGTCCCGACAGTCCCGTCAAAGTGCCCTGGTATCCGCTGCCGCCGATCGTCTTTGTGGGCGGGACACTGCTGTCCGCGACCTTCACCGGGATCGACAAACCGCAATCGGCAATTGTCGCTCTGGCTACCCTGCTGCTGGGAGCGTTGATGTACCCTTGGTACTTAGATCGGCGTTCGACGGCGGACACAAATGGCTAAAATGGCCATGATTTCGCACTTGCTGCGTCCAGGAAACCCTTTGGGGGTAGCCGCGCGGTCACTCATCGACGAACATGGCTTGCAGTTGGAATTGCTGTGGTGCCATTCCGCGGCACAGAATAAACGTTTTGAACGTTTTGGCAGGATGAATTCGACAACTTTCGCAGATCGCGAAGACATACTTTTCTGGGGAAAGAAGAGCTGATGAGATACGCCTTTCGGTTAGCAGAATTATTGGGGCATACACCGGATCGTCGCAAACGACCCGGGACCATCAAATCCATCGTTGAACACACCGGGCTGGACCGCCACCAGGTGGCATCGCTGTTGAAAAATGAAGCGAAGTACATTCCGCTGGACGCACTTTCTCGATTGTGTGACTACTTGATCGATCAAGGTCACGCGACCGCGGAGGAGTTGCCCGGCGCCCTGTTCGCAGTGAACCCGGAGAATTTCTGGGAGTTACTGGCCCGTCGTGGCGAGATCGAGATCGTCGTCGGTGTGCGTCAGGGTGAGTCCAATACGTCACCCGAGGGCGCCACCGTGGTCGCCAGCGACGCGGTGCTCTTCGGCGAACTGCTCAGCGGTGTCTCCACCCTGGGCGGCGCGGCAAAGCACAAACGCGCACTGGATGAAGATGGCGATGCAATGGAGCGACCGGAAGCTCCGATGCCCGATCGCTTGCAGCAAACCTTGGTGTGGAGCCCCGGCCAAGTTTCTCTGGAAGACGCCCAGGCGCGTGCTGCAGAAGTTTTCAACGGGTTTGCCGAAGCGACCGGCGATCGCGGATTGGTTTGCATCGGCAGTGTGAAGAGCAATCCGGTCGTCGAGCTGCTGTTCTCGGACGCCTTTGGTTGCACGCCATTTGTCACCGAAGACGACGTGGACGATGTCTCCGCACGATCCTGTCCATTCTTCTTGCGATACCGGGACACAGACCCTCACCCAGACAGCGCCTCGGCCGGCATGCGGTTGAGCAAGAACGAGGACGCGCCGGAACCGGGATTCTATTTCGAGAAAGACGACGGCACTTGGCAATACGCCGGTGGCGACAACAAGGACACCGCGCTGGTGTTTTATATCTACCGAGAAGCTCTTGGTCGTTTGGACATGGTGCTCAGCGGTTTCTCCGGCCGAGCGACCCGCTTGCTTTCCAAGACGATCGCGATTCGCGGCGAAGAGTTTTGGCCGCCGGTGTATGAGAAAGGTGGCGACATGGTCGGTGCCTATCTGGTCCAGTATGGCAAACCCGACGGTGAACCCAATCGCGACGACTTGATGTACAACACGGGTGCTGCCGCGGAGATCATGCCGCTGCCGACCAAAGCGATTGAACGACGCATGGCAAGACGATAAGGCATGTCAAAAAAGACGAAGAAGAGTTCCAAGGGCAAGTCGGCCGCTGACTCGGCTGACAAGTTCGATTTGTATCAAAAGTCCGTCCAAACGCCGGACCACGAAGTCGGCTTTTTTGAACAAGCCTTTCGCGATGTCTATCGACGAAAACCCTACACGCTCCGCGAAGACTTTTGCGGAACGTTCGCGGTCTGCTGCGAATGGGTCAAGTCCAACGCGAAACGAACGGCGTTGGGAGTTGACCTCTGCGGCGAAACCCTGCAGTGGGGTCGCGATCACAACTTGTCCAAGTTGACCGACGCTCAACAGGCTCGTGTTCGATTGCTGGAGCAGGATGTCCGCAAACACAATCGGCCTCAGGTCGACGTGTTGGCGGCCCAAAACTTTTCGTTCTGGATCTTCAAAACGCGTGCCGAAGTCGTCGACTATTTCAAACATGCCCGGGCCAACTTGAATGCCGAGGGCATCATGGTCATGGACATGATGGGCGGCGGCGAATGCTACACCGAAGAACACGTGGACAAGCGGACGATCAAGAAAGGCAAGAAGGGTTTCAAGTATCACTGGACCCAAGAGTCGTTCAACCCGATCACCGCCGACGCGTGTTTTCATATCTCGTTCAAATTCCCCGACGGCAGCAAGCTCAAACGGGCGTTTGAGTACCACTGGCGATTCTGGACGATCCCAGAAGTCCGTGAGATGCTCGCCGAAGCCGGCTTTAGCGAGAGCAACGTCTACTGGGAGATCGAGGACGAAGACGATCCCGACATCGATGGAACCTGGGAACGCCGAGAAGTGGCCGGCAGTGACCCGAGTTGGATTTGCTACATCGTTGCCGCAAAGTGATCGAGGCCAAGAGTGAGCACGACTGAAACCGGCAAATCGTTTTCGCTCCCTCGCATGGCTCTCTCGGGCGTGACCACGGACTGGCGTACTTCGCTGGCGATCGCCCTGGGCGTCGCCATCGCAACCGCCGTCGTCGTCGGTGCCTTGCTCGTCGGCGATTCGATGCGAGGCAGCTTGCGCGGTCTGACCATCGAGCGTCTGGGACGCATCGAGTCGGTCATCGCACCCGGCGGGTTCTTTGAGGCAGCTCATTTCCAGCCACCCGGAGAAGACCTGACGGGCGAGCGATTACCGGATTCGAGAATCGACTCCGCCATCATCCTGTTCGATCGCGGTGTGCTGGAATCCAGTGGCGACGTGACGGTGCCCGGATCGGTTCGCCGAGCCGGTTCGGTCCAGATCGTCGGATGCGATCACTCGTTCTGGGATTTTGATGTCAGCGGCATCACACCCAAAAAGCTGCCCGCAGACGACGAAGTCATCCTGACGCAGAGAGCGGCAGCCGAGATCGGTGTGGGTGTCGGTGACTTGGTCACGATTCGCTTGCCCTCCGAGCAAGCCGTTCCAGCGGACAGCCCGCTGGGCCGCCGTGATTCCGAAACGGTCGGCCTGCCGCGGATGAAAGTGATTGAAATCCTGCCCGACGAAGGACTCGCGAGGTTTGCGTTATCGCCCAGCCAAGCCGCTCCGATGAACGTCTTTCTCGACCGAGAAATGATCGCGGATTCCTTGGATCGACAAGGCAAGGCCAACGTGTTGTTGAGCTCCGGTGAGCTGGATGCCGGCTCGCTGCCGATCGAATTGCCCGACTTAAGGCTGCAGTTGACTCGTGTGCAATCGAATTTTGCTGATTCAGAGCAATCGAGTCGATCGCCCGTCATCGACTACTATTCATTGACCAGTGACCGATTGCTTCTGCCCGAGGCTGCTGCGGACCAGATCATCGATGAATTGGACGCGACGGAAATCACTCCCGTGATGACCTACCTCGCCAACGCGATCGAACGCGTGGACGACTCGGGCAAGGTCATCGCCTCGGTACCCTACAGCATCATCACCGGGATCGACTCCAGCGAGTCGCTGCCGGTTTCGTACGTGCTGGGTAACGACGATGTGTCACCAGACAGCGCATCAACAGAACGTGCATCCATCATCAGCGACGCGGTTCCTCTGGTGATCAACGACTGGACGGCGCGGCGACTGGGCGCGGACGTCGAAACAATGTTGCGGATCGCGTACTACGAACCCGAAGTCGAGAACGGCAAAGAAATCGAACGATACTTTGACGCTGTTGTCACCGAGGTGGTCCCGATCACCGAGCCCAGCAAACCGTTTCGGCGAAGTCGTCCTGCTGAGTTCGACAAACCGCCGACGGTTTACAACGATTCTGCCCTGACCCCCAGTGTCCCCGGCGTGACCGATCAAGACTCCATCAGCGATTGGGACCTGCCCTTTCAACTCACCCGCGAAATCCCCAAGGAAGACGACGAGTATTGGCAGAACCATCGGCTGACGCCCAAAGCGTTTCTACCGTTGGCCGATGCACGACGAATTTTTGGCAGCCGCTTCGGCGAAACCACTGGCTTGCGAATTTCGACCGATGCGGCCGAGGACATCGAATCATTGGGCATCAAAATTCGCCAAGTCCTGCAACCGGCTCTGGCGGATTTGGGTTGGAGCGTGCGATCGATCCAGCAGCAACAGTTGGCGGCATCACGTGGCACCACGCCGTTTGACGGTTTGTTCCTGTCGCTCAGTTTCTTTGTCATCTTTTCGGCCATCATGCTGATCGCGATGCTGCTACGTCTGGGACTGATCGGCCGTTTGCGTCAGTTCGGCGCGTTGATGGCTGTGGGTTGGACACGCCAACAGGTTGCAAAGCTGGTGCTGACCGAAGGAGCTTGGATCGCAACGTTCGGCGTTCTACTGGGAGTCATCGGTGGAATCGGCTACGCACGCGGTGTGCTGTGGGCATTGCGACATTGGTGGGTCGGCGCGGTCACCGTTCCATTCTTGAATTTTCACTGGACAACGCTGAGTCTATTGATCGGCAGCGTTGCAGGCTGGCTCGTTGCGATGGCAACCATTTGGTTGACGATCCGAAACATCGTGACGGTTCCTGCGACGAAACTGTTGACGGGACGCGACGACTCCGATTCGATCGATCGAGCATACAAACCAGCACCTTGGCTACAGTGGTCGGTAATCATCATGCCGGTGATCGCGTTGGTTGCTGCCATTGGCGGTGCCATAGCTGGAGGGCAAGCAGCCGCGGGCGGGTTCGTCGGCGGCGGAATGCTGCTGTTGGTCACCACACTCATCGCCGTTTTCTTGCATTTGCGCAGCTTCACCGGCGCGGGAGAAACGGGTGAGCCTGCAAAGCCGACGACAAGCCTCACGATGATGGCCACACGCAGCGCATCTCGGTCGCCGCTCCGCAGCACGTTGACGATCGGCTTGATGGCGACCGCGTCATTCCTGATCATCGCCATCTCAGCGTTTCGATTGCAGCCGACCGACCGTGGCACCGGCGGATTTGAGTGGGTGGCCCAGTCGGCCCAGCCGATCTACCGCGATCTGGGTGACAAGAAATTCCAGGCGGAAACGTTTGGTCCTGACAAAGATGAACTCGATGGGACGACCGTGATCAGCATGCGAATGCGACTGGGCCAAGATGCGAGTTGCAATAACCTCTACCAAGCCGCACAGCCGACGGTCCTGGGTGTGCCACCATCAATGCAGCAACTGATCGACAACAACAGCGGGACACGATTCGATTGGGCGGGCGTGGGAGACACAGACAACCCCGACGAAGCGGCGCAAAACAACGCGTGGATGCTGCTGGAGAAACCTGCCGCCGGCACCCAAGCCGATCCGATTCCCGTGGTGATCGATCAGAACACCGCGATGTGGAGTTTTCAGATGTACGGTGGCGTGGGGCAAATCAAATCTTTTGAATACGAGACAGGAAAGCCAACTTTTTTCAAGGTCGTGGGTTTGTTGTCC from Stieleria varia carries:
- a CDS encoding ABC transporter permease, translated to MSTTETGKSFSLPRMALSGVTTDWRTSLAIALGVAIATAVVVGALLVGDSMRGSLRGLTIERLGRIESVIAPGGFFEAAHFQPPGEDLTGERLPDSRIDSAIILFDRGVLESSGDVTVPGSVRRAGSVQIVGCDHSFWDFDVSGITPKKLPADDEVILTQRAAAEIGVGVGDLVTIRLPSEQAVPADSPLGRRDSETVGLPRMKVIEILPDEGLARFALSPSQAAPMNVFLDREMIADSLDRQGKANVLLSSGELDAGSLPIELPDLRLQLTRVQSNFADSEQSSRSPVIDYYSLTSDRLLLPEAAADQIIDELDATEITPVMTYLANAIERVDDSGKVIASVPYSIITGIDSSESLPVSYVLGNDDVSPDSASTERASIISDAVPLVINDWTARRLGADVETMLRIAYYEPEVENGKEIERYFDAVVTEVVPITEPSKPFRRSRPAEFDKPPTVYNDSALTPSVPGVTDQDSISDWDLPFQLTREIPKEDDEYWQNHRLTPKAFLPLADARRIFGSRFGETTGLRISTDAAEDIESLGIKIRQVLQPALADLGWSVRSIQQQQLAASRGTTPFDGLFLSLSFFVIFSAIMLIAMLLRLGLIGRLRQFGALMAVGWTRQQVAKLVLTEGAWIATFGVLLGVIGGIGYARGVLWALRHWWVGAVTVPFLNFHWTTLSLLIGSVAGWLVAMATIWLTIRNIVTVPATKLLTGRDDSDSIDRAYKPAPWLQWSVIIMPVIALVAAIGGAIAGGQAAAGGFVGGGMLLLVTTLIAVFLHLRSFTGAGETGEPAKPTTSLTMMATRSASRSPLRSTLTIGLMATASFLIIAISAFRLQPTDRGTGGFEWVAQSAQPIYRDLGDKKFQAETFGPDKDELDGTTVISMRMRLGQDASCNNLYQAAQPTVLGVPPSMQQLIDNNSGTRFDWAGVGDTDNPDEAAQNNAWMLLEKPAAGTQADPIPVVIDQNTAMWSFQMYGGVGQIKSFEYETGKPTFFKVVGLLSNSVLQGKLLIGESNFQKAFPDVSGYQYFLIDSGGRTDAKVSDVLERRLGDVGMDVSKTADVLSGMLAVQNTYLRTFQSLGALGLLLGTVGLAIAQLRAVLQRRQELAVMRAIGFTRGRLASLVMGETAALLFAGIGCGILCAVLAVLPYAWLSGMNPPIIEPLVIVAAIIVFGLIAGLVAVIRVVRMPLLQSLRAE